Proteins from a single region of Dehalococcoidia bacterium:
- the aroH gene encoding chorismate mutase: MAMACRGVRGATTVTANTKEAVVEATREVLEKIIEANGIAAEDVAYALFTTTRDVNAEFPAVAARLMGWDKVALMCGHEMDVPDATKGVIRVMALWNTDRRQDEIVNIYLRGAAHLRQRGVEGQKAASAPSAGKPGRPQAGQ, translated from the coding sequence ATGGCGATGGCGTGTCGAGGTGTCCGCGGGGCGACCACGGTGACGGCCAACACCAAGGAGGCTGTTGTTGAGGCGACCCGAGAGGTCCTTGAGAAGATCATCGAGGCCAACGGCATCGCCGCGGAGGATGTAGCCTACGCCCTGTTCACGACGACCCGGGACGTCAACGCGGAGTTCCCCGCAGTGGCGGCGCGGCTGATGGGCTGGGACAAGGTGGCGCTGATGTGCGGCCACGAGATGGACGTGCCGGACGCGACCAAGGGCGTCATCCGCGTCATGGCGCTGTGGAACACGGACAGGCGCCAGGACGAGATTGTGAATATCTATTTGCGCGGCGCGGCCCATCTGCGCCAGCGGGGCGTGGAGGGCCAGAAGGCCGCTTCCGCCCCTTCGGCAGGCAAGCCTGGACGACCGCAGGCAGGTCAATAG
- the aroF gene encoding 3-deoxy-7-phosphoheptulonate synthase, translated as MIVVMKQDSPAEQIAAVQKRIQELGFKTQVSKGEERTIIGVVGKTYPELRDDLETLPGVAEVIPISRAYKLASREFKPEDTVVQVGNVSIGSNDLAVMAGPCSIESEKQVMDTARAVKSAGANILRGGAFKPRSSPYSFRGMGVEGLKLLAKARAETGLPVITEVMTPADVQIVAEYADILQIGARNMQNFNLLDEVGKIRKPVMLKRGIAATYEEWLLAAEYILNGGNSQVILCERGVRTFESYTRNTFDVAAIPVIRRLSHLPIIADPSHGTGKWHLVQPVALAAVAAGAHGLMIEVHPTPDTAKSDGAQSLTFENFAKLMALVSGVVAAVGRGLPAQPHPHKASAKSG; from the coding sequence ATGATTGTCGTCATGAAGCAGGACTCTCCCGCGGAGCAGATTGCAGCGGTACAGAAACGCATTCAAGAGCTGGGCTTCAAGACCCAGGTCTCCAAGGGAGAGGAGCGCACCATCATCGGCGTGGTGGGCAAGACCTATCCAGAGCTGCGGGACGACCTGGAGACGCTGCCCGGCGTCGCGGAGGTCATCCCCATCAGCCGGGCCTACAAGCTCGCCAGCCGTGAGTTCAAGCCCGAGGACACGGTCGTTCAGGTGGGCAACGTGAGCATAGGGAGCAATGACCTTGCGGTCATGGCGGGCCCCTGCTCGATAGAGTCTGAAAAGCAGGTTATGGACACGGCCCGCGCGGTGAAGAGCGCCGGCGCCAACATCCTTCGGGGCGGCGCGTTCAAGCCCCGGTCGTCACCCTACAGCTTCCGGGGCATGGGAGTGGAGGGCCTGAAGCTGCTGGCGAAGGCGCGCGCGGAGACAGGCTTGCCGGTCATTACCGAGGTGATGACTCCGGCCGATGTGCAGATAGTCGCCGAATATGCGGACATCCTGCAGATTGGCGCGCGGAACATGCAGAACTTCAACCTGCTGGACGAGGTGGGCAAGATCAGGAAGCCCGTGATGCTCAAGCGCGGCATAGCCGCCACTTACGAGGAGTGGTTGCTGGCCGCGGAGTATATCCTCAACGGCGGCAACTCCCAGGTCATCCTCTGCGAGCGCGGCGTTCGCACGTTTGAGTCCTACACGCGCAACACGTTCGACGTGGCCGCCATTCCGGTCATCAGGCGCCTCAGTCACCTGCCCATCATCGCCGACCCGAGCCACGGCACAGGCAAGTGGCATCTGGTCCAGCCCGTGGCCCTGGCCGCGGTGGCCGCGGGAGCGCACGGCCTGATGATTGAGGTGCATCCCACGCCGGACACAGCCAAGTCCGACGGCGCCCAGTCTCTCACGTTTGAGAACTTCGCCAAGCTGATGGCCCTGGTGAGTGGCGTAGTGGCGGCCGTGGGCCGCGGGTTGCCCGCGCAGCCGCACCCCCACAAGGCGTCCGCCAAGTCGGGCTAG